Part of the Gordonia crocea genome is shown below.
CGATGGGCGACTACCAGGACGTCTACCGCGAGCGGCTGACCCGCGACGGCGACCGCGTTGTGGCCGCCACCCCCGACGGGCCCGCTGCGGCCCAGGCGTGGACCGAGTCCATCGCGGTTCGCGGCGGGGCGGACGCGCAGGTCGAGATCGTCGTGACCGACAACGGGCCGGTCATCCTCGGCGGGCCGGAGGAGGGTTACGCGCTGAGCCTGCGCAGCCCGATGTTGGCCGACGCTGAAGGATTCGGGTTCGACGCGGTGCTCGACCTGCTGTTCGCCGGATCGATCGCCGACGTCGAGGAGGCCTTCGACTCGTGGTCGGAGCCGGTGAACCGGGTCGTCATCGCCGATACCTCGGGTGCGGTGCACGAGCAGGTCGTCGGCGCCATGCCGCGCCGGGCCTCGGAGAACTACTGGTTGCCCGTACCCGGGTGGGACGACCGCTACCGATGGGCCGGCTATCACACCGCCTCGGTCGCCGATGAGGGCTTCGACGGCGCCGTCGAGGACATCGCGGTCATCGCCAACCAGCGCATCGCCGACTGCCCGCCGCTGCAACCGGTCACCACCGAGGCGGTCGGGTCGGGGCGCGCGGACCGGATCGGCGAGCTCCTCGGCACCAACGAGCAGGTGTCGGTCGAGGACTGCACCGCCATCCACGCCGACACCCGTCTCGACGAGGCAGCCGCGCTGCTGGAGCGTCTCGCACCGCTGACCGGATTGTCCGGCGCCGCGGACCGCGTGCGGTCGCGGCTGCTGGCCTGGGACCGGGAGATGGCCGCCGACAGCACCGACGCCTACCTCTACGCCGCGCTGCGCACCCAGGTGGTCCGGCTGGTCGCCGCCGACCCCGCGCTGGCGGGACTCTTTGTGCCGCACGGCTTCTCGCCCGTGTTTGACCCGTGGTTCGTCCCCCATCCGCGAATCGCCGCCGCACTCGGCGGGATCCTCGAGCGGGTGGCCGGCCTCGGCGTCGACGTGAGCGCGATTGTCGCGGCCGGACTGACCGCGGTCGCCGAGGCGACCGACGGCGGTGACTCGGCCACGACGTGGGGCGAGCACCACCGTTTCGCCCCGATCCACGGCTTCGACCTGCTGGGCGCCTCGCCGCTGCACCCGGAGCTCTCGGCGCGGGTCCGCCCCGATCGGGCCCCGCTCGGTGGCGACGCGGAGTGCGTCTTCGCCAACGCCAGCGCCGTCGGCGCCGACGACCAGTGCCGCGTCGGGTCGGCTGCCCGCTACGTGTGGGATCTGGCCGAGCGTGATCGTGGCCGCTGGATCGTGCCGATGGGCGTCGACGGCGATCCGGGCGCGGCGCACTTCCAAGACCAGCTCCCGCTGTGGGCGCGCGGCGAAACCATCCCCATCGTCAGCGACTGGACCGTGCTGCGCGATCAGGCCGCCGAGCAGATCGCCGCCGGAACCGGAGGAACCCGATGACCGACACCCGTGCCGCTCGCCAGGAGCTGCTGCGCCGCCGGATGGCCCAGCGCAAGTCGCCGAGTGGGCCCTCAAATCCGTCGACTGGGCCCTCAATCTCGTCGAGTGGGCCCTCAAATCCGCCGAGTGGGCCCTCAAATCCGTCGACTGGGCCCTCAATCTCGTCGAGTGGGCCCTCAAATCCGCCGACTGGGCCCTTCGGTGCCCTCGGCATTGCCGAGCGACGCATGTGGCGCATCCACCAGCTGGATCCGGATTCGGTCTCGCACAACATCACCCTGCTGCTGAGCGTCGCCGGGACGACCGCCGAACGGGTCATCGCCGGCATTGAGAGCACCATCGCCAACGCCGCGGTCCTTGGCTCGACGATCACCCTCGACGACGACGAGCAGCCGCGCCGCGAACCCGCCAAGGCCATCGGGCGCTGGGCCGAGCCGGGTGGGCTTTGGACTCTGGGCAAGGGGCCGATCGGCGACGGCATCACCCCGGAGCGGACCGCCGCTGCGCTCGCCCGCACCCCGTTCGACCTTACGCGCGAAGTGCCGCTGCGCGCCCGGGTCTTCGCCGCGGGTTCCGACGGCCGTGTGCCCGTCGTGCTGAGCTTCCACCACCTGGCCGTCGACGACACGTCCTGGCCGCTGCTGCTCGGTTCGATCCTGGCCGGCGGGTGGACCGGCGATCCCGACGCGGCGCCGTCGACCGCCCCCGAGCCGACCAGTGCGCAACTGGCCGTCGACTACGCGCGGACCACGTGGGCCGCCGACGACGTGCGGTTCCCGCTCTCGGGTGAACTCCCCGCGACGACCGCCGAGCAGAGCTGGCTCGCCCCGTTGGACGAGGCGCCGGGACAGCAACTGCGCACCGACCTCGACCCCGACGACCTGGTGGCGTTCACCGCCTTCGCGCCGTCCGTCGGCGGAACCGGCAATGCGGCGCTCGTCGGGCTGATCGCCCTCACGGTCACCGCGCTCACCGGCGCCACCGACCACGTTCTCGTCGTCCCCGCCGACAACCGGCAACCGGGCCAGACCCCGGACCGAGTCGGCTACTGCGGCAACATCATTCCGATCCGATTCACCTTCGACCCGTCCGACACCGTCGACGCGGCGATGCGTGCGGCGCTGGCCTCGATCTATGCATCGATGTCCCACGCCGACGTCGACTTCGGCACCATCCTCACCGCGTTGCGCACCAGCGGTGGACGGTTCCCGGTCGTCGAGATCCTCGGCTCGGTCCGAAACTCGCCCATGCGTGGAATCCCGGTTCCCGACGGTGTGTCCGTCGAGTATCGCTCGATCTCCAGCGGCATCGCGCCTTACCCGTTGACCCTCGCCATCGAGGTAGCCGACGAGGTAAGCGCGCATCTCGAAGTCGACTTCCAACTCGGCACCGGCGAAATCATCGCCGACCGTGCCGCCGAGGTCGTCGCAACCCTGTTGCACCGGATCCCGACCGCCGCCAACCAACCGTTGGCCGCGCTGCTCGATTCCGTCAAGGCAACACCGACGGGCGCGAGCCGGTGAGTGCTCCGTCCAACCCCGCCCCCCGAACAGTGATGAGGCAGCGCGTGACAGACATGACCGATCGTCCCCCAACCCGGTTCTCGCGGCCCGGCCACGGCTGGCAGCAGGTCGGACAGCAGTTGATGAGTGCGGCCTCGACCGTCGCCGGGCGTGCACCGCGCGCTCCGCTTCCGGTCGGCGCTCCCGACGAGGTGCTGGCCCAGGTGGCCGCCGAACTCGGCCCGCAGGATCTTCCCGCCGCCGGCATCGGCGAGCAGGCGGCACTGAATCGGATGGCCCAGATCGTGCACGAGTACGGGCTGAATCTGACCCACGAGCTGTGCGCCGCGCACCTGCAGCCGCCGCCCCTGTCGGTCGCGGTCGCCGCCGACGCCCTCGCCAGCGCGACGAACGCCTCGCTGGACACGTACGACTCGGGTCCGGCGACACTGGCCATCGAGGAGTGGACGGTCCAGGCGCTGGCCCGGTTGGCCGGACTCCCGGCCACCTCCGGGGGCGTCTTCGGTCCCGGCGGTTCCTACTCCAACCTGTTGGCGATGCTCATCGCCCGCGACCAGGCCGGCGCCAAGCGGGGGATCGACATCCGCCACGACGGTGTCGTCGCCCTGGGCGACCCGGTGGTCCTGTGCAGTCGCGTGGCGCACTTTTCCGTCCAACGCGCCTGTGCCGCTTTGGGTTTGGGCGAGTCCGCGGTCGTCACCGTCGACTGCGACGACGAGCACCGCATGGTGCCCTCGGCCTTGTCGGCCGTGCTGGACTCCCTTGAGGAGGCTGGGCGCACCCCGATCGCCGTCGTCGCCACCGCGGGTACGACCGACTTCGGCACCGTCGATCCGCTGCCGCTGATCGCCGACATCGCCTACGAGCGCGGGCTGTGGCTGCACGTCGACGCCGCCTACGGCTTCGGCGCCCTGTTCTCCGACCGGTTCGCCGGTCTGCTCAGCGGTATCGACCGGGCCGACTCCATCACCCTCGACCTGCACAAGGTCGGATGGCAGCCGGCCGCGGCGAGTCTGCTGTTGCTCGCGGACACCGAGAGCTTCTCCTCGCTGGACCGCTCGGTGGCCTACCTCAACCCCGAGGACGATCTCGAAGCCGGCTTCGGCGGGCAGCTCGGCCTGACGTTGCAGACCACGCGCCGCCCGGACGTGCTCAAGGTTGCGACGACGCTGATGGCCTACGGCCGCAACGGCCTCGGCGAGATGCTCGAGAGCTGCCACGAGCTCGCCCTGCACGCGCAGAGCCGGGTCGCGTCGGAGCCGCAGTTCGAGCTCGTCTCGGAGGCGACGCTGACCACCGTGGTCTTCCGCTACCTGTGCGACGAGCTCGACATCGACCAGGTCAACGCCGAAGTGCGACGCCGGCTCATCAGCTCGGGTACCGCGCTGATCGGCCGCACCCAGGTCCGCATCGCCGCCGACGGCGAGCCGCGCACCTGCCTCAAACTGACCCTGCTCAACCCGGAGACCACCGCCGACGACATCGAGCGGCTCTTCGACGAGATCGTGCGGGTCGCGTTGGAAGTCGAATCCGAGGGACTGGCGCCCGCGGCACTGAATGTAGGAGTTGCCCATGACTGAGAACACCACCGCGAAACAGGTGGAGGTGCTGGCGATCGGGTGCGGCCCGTTCAACCTGGGCCTCGCCGCGCTCGCTTCCACCGTCGACGACGCCGATGTTCTCGTCGTCGACTCCTCCGACCGGTTCGCCTGGCATCCGGGACTCATGTTCGACGACGCGAAGCTGCAGGTCAGCTTCCTGTCGGACCTGGTCTCGCTGGTCGACCCGACCCACCCGCTGTCGTTTCTGGCCTACCTCGCCGACGTCGACCGCCTCTATCCGTTCCTGGTCCGCGAAGACTGGTTCCCGACGCGCCGCGAGTACGAGGCCTACCTCCTGTGGGTCATCGACCGGGTGCCCGGACTGCGGTGGGGCACCACCGTCGAGTCGGTGCGCTGGGATGAGCAGGCGGATCACTTCGAGGTCGACCTCACCGGTGCCGACGGACCGTCGACGGTCATCGCGCGCCACGTCGTCGTCGGCATCGGTACCGAGCCGTTCATCCCGGACGCGGTGTCGGCGGACTCACCGTCGTTGATCCACAGCGCCGACTACCTGTTCCGCCGCGACGAGGTCCGGGCCGCGGAGTCGGTGACGGTCATCGGGTCGGGCCAGTCCGGTGCCGAGATCGTTGCGGACCTGCTCGAGGCCAACCTCGAGGGTGGCCCGGCGGTCCGCTGGTGGACGCGCACCCCGTGGTTCGCGCCGCTGGACTTCACCAAGTTGTCGTTGGAGATGACCACCCCGGCCTACATGGAGTACTTCCACGGGCTGCCCGAGGCGACGCGCGACGAGGTCCGCAAGGGTCACTGGCAGTTCCACAAGGGTGTCTCCACCGACACGCTCGCCCGTCTGCACGACCTGCTGTACCGGCGCGAGTTGCTCGGCAAACTGCCGACCGTGCAGTTGCGCAACGGCGTGGAGATCGAGGGCATCGAAGCGATTTCCGACGGCGGGCTGCGGGTGCGCGGCCGCCACGTTGACACCGGAAACCTGTTGTCGCACAACACCGATGTGGTGATCGCCGCCACCGGCTACACCGAGCGCAAGCCGGGCTTCCTGGCCCCCGTCGACGAGCGGCTACACCGCGACTCGCTCGGTCGGCTGGTGATCGAGGCCAACCACTCGGTGGCCGCCGACGGGGCGCTGGCAAACCGCCTGTTCGTGGCCAACGCCGAGCACCACGCCTACGGCGTCTCGGCGCCCAACCTCGACATCGGGGCCGTGCGCAACGCCAAGATCCTCAACACCGTGCTGGGCCGCGAGGAATACCGCCTGCAGCGGCAGACCGCGTTCACCAGCTTCGGCGTCGGCGACGACCTGATCGAGGAATGATGGCCACCACCACGACACTGGTGCGCGAACCGGAGATCTGCGCGACCTGGGCGCGCGCCGGAATCGCCGACGACCACGTCGTCTACGAGGGCGCCGACGAGTGGGTGTTCGCCGGCGGGATCCGCCACGAGATCGTGCTGACCGCCGCCGACGTGCGGATCACCACCCGCGGTGTCGACGGTGAGACGTCGACGCGCACGGCACCGTACTCGGTGCGACCGGCGCAGGCCCTGGAGGCGGCGCTGGCCGAACTCGACCTGGACGAATGGCGGGCCTACGGCTGGGTCGGCTTCGACTTCTGCGCCGACTTCCTCGGGGCAGCGGACCACCTGGCCGCCGACGACGTGCTCGCGCACCTCGTCGTGCCGCAGTTCGAGGCCTTCGTCTCCGGCGAGAACGGAATCCGGTTCGTCGGCGCCGACGAGCAGACGCAGGCGCGAATGCTGGAGCTGGCCGCGCGGCCGATCACCGTCGACGACGGTGCCCGTCGTCCGCTGCCGGTGACCGAGGATCCGACCGACTACCGCGGCCGGGTCGCCACGGCCATCGAGGAGATCCGGGCCGGGCGCTACGAGAAGGTCATCCTCTCCCGCGAGGTGACCGTCCCGTTCCCCGTCGACATCCCCGCCACCTACCTGGCCGGCCGGTTGGCCAATACGCCGGTCCGCTCCTTCCTGTTCCGATTGGGCGGGCTGCAGGCCGCCGGGTTCTCCCCGGAGTTGGTCGGTTCGGTTGATGCCGACGGTCGGGTGACGGCCGAACCGCTGGCCGGAACCCGCGCCTGCGGGATCTCGCCGGAAGCCGACGCGGCGGCCCGCGCCGAATTGCAGAATGACGCGAAAGAAGTTGCCGAACACGCGATTTCGGTTCGCACCTCGTATTCCGAGGTCGCCCAGGTGGCGGTGCCGGGGACGACGGCGGTTACCGATTTCATGACCGTGCGCGCACGCGGCAGTGTTCAGCACCTGGGGTCGACGGTGGTCGGCGAGCTGGCGCAGCCGCACTCGGCCTGGGATGCGTTGGAGGTGTTGTTCCCGGCGGTGACCGCCTCTGGAATCCCCAAGGCCCCGGCGGCCGACGCGATCTACCGGTTGGAGGCGACCCGTCGGGGCGTGTACTCCGGAGCGGTGGTCGCGGTCTCGTCGACGGGGTTGTTGGAGGCCGCGCTCGTCTTGCGCTCGGTCTACCGCGACGGCGAGCGGAGCTGGCTGCGCGCCGGCGCCGGTGTTGTCGGCCAGAGCACCCCGGAGCGCGAATTCATTGAAACCTGCGAGAAGTTGGGCAGTGTCGCGCCCCACCTCGTTGTCGATATCAAAGAGGAGAACTGATGAGTGCCGGATTGAGTGAGGCCCGTACTTTCACCGAGCCGCTGCCGCTGGAGCAGTACCGCGAGCTTCTCGACCAGGTCTTCGACGACGAGGTCGCCGCCCTGGTACAGGAGGCCGAGCGCACCGAGCTGTTCCCGCGCGCGCTGCTGGAGAAGCTCGGCGCCGCCGGCGTGTTCCGCGCCAAGTGGGCCGGGGCGACCAAACCGGACGTCGCGAAGCTCTTCGAACTCGGCTACCGTCTGGGCGCCACCGCTTCGACCGGCGTCGGCGTCGGCGTGAGCCTGCACGACTCGGGGATCGCCACGCTGCGCCGTTTCGGTAAGAGCGACTACCTCAAGGCGGTCGCCGAGCGTGCCATCGACGGTACCGAGATCCTGTGCATCGGCGCCTCCGAGGAGTCCGGCGGGTCTGACCTGCAGATCGTCGGGACAGAGGTCAGCGCGGAAACCTCCGGCGGCGCAGCCGGATACCGGGTGCGCGGGCGCAAGAAGTTCTGCTCCCTCTCGCCGATTGCCGGGCACATGATCGCCGTCGCCCGCAGCGTCGACGACGGCAGCACCCACGGCAACAACGTGGTCGTCGCGGTGCCGATGGACTCGCCCGGCGTCGTCGTCGGCGATCGCTACCGCAAACTGTCGGCCGGTCCATTGGACACCGCGCCGGTCGAGATCGACGCCTGGGTTCCCGAGGAGGCGCTCATCGCCCGGCCGGGTACTGGTCTCGCGGTGATCAGCTGGGGTCTGGCGCACGAGCGTCTCTCGGTGGCGGCGCAGGTCGCGTCGGCTTGCGACCTGATCCTCGGAATCACGTTGGCGCGCATGATGGATCGCGAGCAGTTCGGCAAGCGGCTCTACGACCACCAGGCGCTGCGCCTGCGCGTCGCCGACCTGCAGGCCCGCGTGGACACGCTGCGGTTCGCCCTCGACGGCATCGCCGCCGCGGGTCCGATGAACCTGCGTACCGCCGCGGCCATCAAGGTGACCTCGGTCCGACTGGCCGAGGAGGTGGCCGGCGAATGCCTGCACATCTTCGGCGGATCGGGCTTCCTCTACGACGAGACGCCGGTCGGCCGCTGGTGGCGCGACATCAAGCTCGGTCGTGTCGGCGGCGGTACCGACGAGGTCCTGTGGGAGCTTGTCGCGGCCGCGATGAAGCCGAATACCGAGGCCTACCAGAACCTTTCGTCCTACGTGGTCTGAGGACTGCGCGGTCTGAGGGCTGCGTGGTCTGAGGGCTGCGTGGTCTGAGGTCGGCGTGGTCTGAGGTCGACGACGCTTTCGCTATGAAGTTCTCAAGGTACGTGCGCGGCTCTTGGAGGCCGCTCTCATCGGGCCGCGACCTGATTTAGGCGGCGGCGTGGTCAGCGAGGGTGAGGGTGCGTCGGTTGTGGCAGCGGATCCAGTCACCTCCTTCGGGACTCTGGAACCAGGGGTGGCCGTCGAAGCCGATCTGGATGTTCCATCCTTTGCCGTGGACATACGTGTGGTGATGCAGGCTGCACAGCAGGACGGTGTTTTTGAGGTTTGTCTCGCCCCCGTCAGCCCACTGCTGAATATGGTGGCCTTCGCACCAGGCTGATGGTCTGCCGCAGCCGGGGAATTGGCAACCACCATCGCGTGCCTCCAGGGCGCGGCGGAGGGTGCCGGTGACGAATCGTTGGGTACGTTTGGCATCCAGCGGCACCGAGTCTGCGGTGATCAACGCGGTGAC
Proteins encoded:
- a CDS encoding penicillin acylase family protein → MNTTDYEHETVRDEWGIPHVWASTPTGVLFGQGRTCAQDRAWQIEYLRLRAEGRTAEAFGPIAVEWDRFARRSGMDRSARSVYERSSQRTRTLLDAYVAGVNSALDSATAPELEELDHRPQPWQPWTPISVFLMHHILFGRFTTKLWRIQAARAFGRDGLTFFDMEGGDLSADLPDLPDEDFLAELLADLAPAGPSDPGPAGPVGDALSGSNAWGVTAARTSTGSALIAGDPHRFLELPGIYLQYQLGCPEFDVVGFAFAGVPGLPHFAHAESVAWAITNAMGDYQDVYRERLTRDGDRVVAATPDGPAAAQAWTESIAVRGGADAQVEIVVTDNGPVILGGPEEGYALSLRSPMLADAEGFGFDAVLDLLFAGSIADVEEAFDSWSEPVNRVVIADTSGAVHEQVVGAMPRRASENYWLPVPGWDDRYRWAGYHTASVADEGFDGAVEDIAVIANQRIADCPPLQPVTTEAVGSGRADRIGELLGTNEQVSVEDCTAIHADTRLDEAAALLERLAPLTGLSGAADRVRSRLLAWDREMAADSTDAYLYAALRTQVVRLVAADPALAGLFVPHGFSPVFDPWFVPHPRIAAALGGILERVAGLGVDVSAIVAAGLTAVAEATDGGDSATTWGEHHRFAPIHGFDLLGASPLHPELSARVRPDRAPLGGDAECVFANASAVGADDQCRVGSAARYVWDLAERDRGRWIVPMGVDGDPGAAHFQDQLPLWARGETIPIVSDWTVLRDQAAEQIAAGTGGTR
- a CDS encoding peptide synthetase, with amino-acid sequence MWRIHQLDPDSVSHNITLLLSVAGTTAERVIAGIESTIANAAVLGSTITLDDDEQPRREPAKAIGRWAEPGGLWTLGKGPIGDGITPERTAAALARTPFDLTREVPLRARVFAAGSDGRVPVVLSFHHLAVDDTSWPLLLGSILAGGWTGDPDAAPSTAPEPTSAQLAVDYARTTWAADDVRFPLSGELPATTAEQSWLAPLDEAPGQQLRTDLDPDDLVAFTAFAPSVGGTGNAALVGLIALTVTALTGATDHVLVVPADNRQPGQTPDRVGYCGNIIPIRFTFDPSDTVDAAMRAALASIYASMSHADVDFGTILTALRTSGGRFPVVEILGSVRNSPMRGIPVPDGVSVEYRSISSGIAPYPLTLAIEVADEVSAHLEVDFQLGTGEIIADRAAEVVATLLHRIPTAANQPLAALLDSVKATPTGASR
- a CDS encoding pyridoxal phosphate-dependent decarboxylase family protein; amino-acid sequence: MTDRPPTRFSRPGHGWQQVGQQLMSAASTVAGRAPRAPLPVGAPDEVLAQVAAELGPQDLPAAGIGEQAALNRMAQIVHEYGLNLTHELCAAHLQPPPLSVAVAADALASATNASLDTYDSGPATLAIEEWTVQALARLAGLPATSGGVFGPGGSYSNLLAMLIARDQAGAKRGIDIRHDGVVALGDPVVLCSRVAHFSVQRACAALGLGESAVVTVDCDDEHRMVPSALSAVLDSLEEAGRTPIAVVATAGTTDFGTVDPLPLIADIAYERGLWLHVDAAYGFGALFSDRFAGLLSGIDRADSITLDLHKVGWQPAAASLLLLADTESFSSLDRSVAYLNPEDDLEAGFGGQLGLTLQTTRRPDVLKVATTLMAYGRNGLGEMLESCHELALHAQSRVASEPQFELVSEATLTTVVFRYLCDELDIDQVNAEVRRRLISSGTALIGRTQVRIAADGEPRTCLKLTLLNPETTADDIERLFDEIVRVALEVESEGLAPAALNVGVAHD
- a CDS encoding lysine N(6)-hydroxylase/L-ornithine N(5)-oxygenase family protein codes for the protein MTENTTAKQVEVLAIGCGPFNLGLAALASTVDDADVLVVDSSDRFAWHPGLMFDDAKLQVSFLSDLVSLVDPTHPLSFLAYLADVDRLYPFLVREDWFPTRREYEAYLLWVIDRVPGLRWGTTVESVRWDEQADHFEVDLTGADGPSTVIARHVVVGIGTEPFIPDAVSADSPSLIHSADYLFRRDEVRAAESVTVIGSGQSGAEIVADLLEANLEGGPAVRWWTRTPWFAPLDFTKLSLEMTTPAYMEYFHGLPEATRDEVRKGHWQFHKGVSTDTLARLHDLLYRRELLGKLPTVQLRNGVEIEGIEAISDGGLRVRGRHVDTGNLLSHNTDVVIAATGYTERKPGFLAPVDERLHRDSLGRLVIEANHSVAADGALANRLFVANAEHHAYGVSAPNLDIGAVRNAKILNTVLGREEYRLQRQTAFTSFGVGDDLIEE
- a CDS encoding salicylate synthase, translated to MATTTTLVREPEICATWARAGIADDHVVYEGADEWVFAGGIRHEIVLTAADVRITTRGVDGETSTRTAPYSVRPAQALEAALAELDLDEWRAYGWVGFDFCADFLGAADHLAADDVLAHLVVPQFEAFVSGENGIRFVGADEQTQARMLELAARPITVDDGARRPLPVTEDPTDYRGRVATAIEEIRAGRYEKVILSREVTVPFPVDIPATYLAGRLANTPVRSFLFRLGGLQAAGFSPELVGSVDADGRVTAEPLAGTRACGISPEADAAARAELQNDAKEVAEHAISVRTSYSEVAQVAVPGTTAVTDFMTVRARGSVQHLGSTVVGELAQPHSAWDALEVLFPAVTASGIPKAPAADAIYRLEATRRGVYSGAVVAVSSTGLLEAALVLRSVYRDGERSWLRAGAGVVGQSTPEREFIETCEKLGSVAPHLVVDIKEEN
- a CDS encoding acyl-CoA dehydrogenase family protein; the protein is MSAGLSEARTFTEPLPLEQYRELLDQVFDDEVAALVQEAERTELFPRALLEKLGAAGVFRAKWAGATKPDVAKLFELGYRLGATASTGVGVGVSLHDSGIATLRRFGKSDYLKAVAERAIDGTEILCIGASEESGGSDLQIVGTEVSAETSGGAAGYRVRGRKKFCSLSPIAGHMIAVARSVDDGSTHGNNVVVAVPMDSPGVVVGDRYRKLSAGPLDTAPVEIDAWVPEEALIARPGTGLAVISWGLAHERLSVAAQVASACDLILGITLARMMDREQFGKRLYDHQALRLRVADLQARVDTLRFALDGIAAAGPMNLRTAAAIKVTSVRLAEEVAGECLHIFGGSGFLYDETPVGRWWRDIKLGRVGGGTDEVLWELVAAAMKPNTEAYQNLSSYVV